tctTAGAGAACTTTCATAGAAAGCCTTTTAGAACTTAGAAATAAAGgctaaaatcacttctcaaacTGTCCCTTCTTCTTCCTGCAACTTCAACTAGCAGGCTGGGTGTTAGAGCTGAGCAGTTCCTGTGGAGATAGAAACAAAGGCTACTTTACTGAATCCCCTGCTGTTTTTCAATGAGGTGCTAAACAATTTCTTGCTTCAGAGGAACTTCAGGCCAGCTACCGAAGCAAAGTGACTTaagatttaagataggtaaacattttattattatacagcaaccctaaatacctcataagaccaagtcttaacCCGCACTGATGTTCTCCTTCCActgcctcaagaagaaggaacaagaaagaacagccagggctggccTCCAGCATCACTAATGACACCTTGAACAGGGACTTCTTGAGGTAAGCCCCaaaagtctgtgtgtgtctcaaaAGAGTTAGGATCTCATCCAGGGCCTAGCTAGCCCACTGATTAGTGAAAATCAGTTTAGGTCCGGCAAGTAATCCGAATCTGTGTGGCCTGAAAGAAGACAACTGGAAAGAAAGCACCCCTGCCTGAAAAGGCAGTGCCCCTTCCACCTGAAAAGAAGGCACCCCGATTGTTTGCTGCTAAGTATAAAGCTCTAAAATGGGATCTGTGTGTTCAGCCTGAAAGAGGCATCCAATAGGTTATTGATAAATACACAGCTGCTTGTCACTTTTAGTGGGAGTTTTATTGGCTAGTATTAAGCACTGGCCTGCTATCTGGTACTGACCCTGTAAACGTAAATAGTTTGTAGCTACCAACAGAGATTCCATCAACTACTGGAAGCACTGAATTGAATCAGGATGGGGCAAAGTAAAATCTACAGAGAGTTCTTTACAGATGGTATTAATCATACTCTTAAAGAAACAGGCATTAAGGTTGGCACTAGCCAGCCGACTGCCTTTCTTCACTTTGTACAGTCAGTCAGTCCTTGGTTTTCAGAAGGGGTAACTGTAGATGTGCATACACGGGAGAACTGGTTTACAGAGACTGGAGGATTCGACATGCCCCTTACAGTGATTGCTATTTGGAATACGCTTAGGAAGGCACTGGTGGATGACAAAAAGTCATAGGTGCTCAGAAGATACTAGCTTCACCTCCGTCGCTACAGTTTCACTCAGGATCTAAGAACAATGTTTATCCCTCTACAGAAAAGGCTGAAAAAAGAGCTCAGGAGAGGGCAGTGACgcatcagaagaggaaaaataaacatcAGAGGAGGAATCTGACTCAGAAAGGAAATTAACAAAACATCATAAATGTAACTGGCCTACCACGCAGCATTGAAATATAAGCAATTCCACAAGACCCcctgaaaaacataaaaagaaatggaaggggCCTATCGGGCCTGCTGCTGCCACAAGCCAACCTCAGCTATAGGGGAAtctttggttggggttttttgtttgtttttgttttttttgaaacagggtttctctgtgtagccctggctgtcctggaactcactctgtagaccaggctggcctcgaactcagaaatctgcctgcctctaaaactgttttgtttttgttttaacaggGAGAATCTTTAGGTATGGATTAGGATCACTTAGAGGAACCTTTGCAATTTAAATTGCTTGGGACTCTTCGTGGTTGGTTTAAAATGGCCAGAGCCTGCCTAACTCAAGAAGAGTTTTTACTGTGGATGGATATACATAAGAACTTGGCTCAAAAAGAGTTATCCAagatgtctgaaaaaaaaaaaaaaagaggggaatgaaagagtTAACATATGAAATGTTTATAGGAATTGGggaatggtttgaagaaacaactcaacaaaaaaataacagaggGAGAGACATTTGGCACCAAGTCAGGCATGAACTTTTGAAACCTTTCAAACTCCAAAATTTGAAATATCTCCAGATATCTTATCTGACTACAATATTATAAAACTTTAAATCAACAACAAATCTCTAGCAATTAAAGCATTTCATGAAAACTAAAGAACATATTACTTAATGATGaacgatttttttaaaaaaaaaaatcaagaaattaaaattatatgtccTGCTTGAAATAGATTTAAATTCAAGTGTAATACAAATCCCGAGACACATTAGTAGAAGTCCTAGAAATCTAAAGCTCTAAATACATAGATttaaaaaccagagagagcacaaatAAATGACTTCAAAATGTAATTCAGGAGTTTTGAACAACAACAATCCAAATCCAAATTcagtagacagaaaaaaaaaaaaaaaacagaaaaaattaaaaattcaaagcaGAAATCGAtaaaactgaagcagagaaaaaTAATCAATTGTTCTTTGTTAtattaaacatcaacaaaatcTGGGCCCaaataaccaaaataaagaaaggaggaaaggaaggaggaaggaagggaggcaggcaggcaggctggctagTGGATAGTGACAGACAGATGAatggacagaaaggaaagaaagaaaagagagggatagagggagggagggagggagggggagagagagagagactgactgactgactccaGGCAATCTTAACTATTAAAGATCTTAAAGAAAATTTCCTCACACAAGAAACCTTTGTATAGCAAATGAAGCCAATGACAATAGTTACTGTCTTTTAAATACTAAAGACAAgcccttttaaaaactgctttgcTGTTTTATAACTATTTCGTGATTCTAGACCCAATTTGCAGAATTACAAGTCTTGCTTCAATTTAGAAATTGCCTTTCTCTATTGGACACGTTCAAGTTCATTCTCTGCTTCATGGTCCTATGCATGAAGGTAAGGATTAAATTAGTTCCTTGGCAAAAGGTTGCTTTTCCTACAAAAGCAACTTAGCAAAATCTTACAGCACTCAGTTAAACTGCTCCTGAATTCCTGCTAGCTCCTCTTGGGAGTTAATCCCTGATAAACCTGAGTCTTTGTGATTTAAAACAAATGGTACATCTGTCCTGCCTTTTGGAAAGTTAGCCTTTATTCTTATATGTAAGGACACTTAGTTCTTTCTCATTGATATTTATGACTTTGCCTAACCTGGAAAAACTTTCAAAGACATGATACAgcatttgtttcattattttataatctTGGATATGCCAAGggcttttaaaaatcagacaacACCCTTGTTTGAAGttaaaaagcttttttaaaaattggtattTGACTCTTAATTTCTCATACTCCACTGACATTTCCTACAATTCACAGGGACATGCTATTATGAAATgagctcatcagaccttaaaagacAGACACATAAATTACAAAACAAGATCACAATTACTCATCCCTGAAGTGGGTTTGGCTTAATGCCGCTTGTGTTAATTTTGGTCTCCAAAACTGCTTACAGGAGTGTCTGCACATAAGACACTGAGGGAGTTTGCCctcagttggttctgattggtaaataaagatcccggcagccaatggctaggcaggaCAGACAAAGGCGGGACTTTTAGGATCCCAGGGCTTGGAAGGGAGGGTAAGAAGCAGAATCTCCATTGCAGGGGTATAGGATGGACTAGCCATGTAAAAATTCAGGTAAGTGGCCCTAGTGGCCACTTCCCTGACTGGGTCCGGGGTATCAGAGATGAGCTATAGATATTAAAGAATGTTAACTCTGGAATATTGGAGGGTAGTGTTTGCTAgccttgggaaggattagaagtgccCAGCCTTTAAGCCAgccaaggcatatcaaaattaactAGTATGTGCATGCATCTTTCATTTAtgaatccagagagctcttgggcaGGTGTGCATGTGCAACCTGTTGGAAGCATAGAGCAGTTTAACTAATTCATGCCACACATACTGTTATCATAGAACAAAAAATAAGTCGCCCTTTGAAAATCTCAAGCCTCTAATAAAAACCTACTAATTGGACAATAAAAAAGACTAGATGTTTTTTTCAGAAGAAgttctgtttatatatttataggaCCCTATAGATGCCAGACCACTTGATTGTGCCACGTCTTCTCCATAGACAGAGACTTCGATACCTGCCACTTCCTTCATGACCACTTCAGCCATCATCATCTGGAGACGCTCCACCCATGCCAGAGACCGAATCAAAGGAAGATACTGGAGACATGGTCCCTAATTGCATCTGATTGGACTTCTAATCCTATATCCAGGGTATATAAAATTGTTAAATATAAATCTACATATATCATTTCCTATCAGAATGCTATCTGACTATGTAATTCGCCATGTGTCATAATGGTTTTTCTCATTGTATAATAGCTAACttatattttgtttcctattattttcttACAGGATTGATATAATGCTCCTGCTATGTTTACATTGAAACAGACTGTTAATCGGAAGTGTGAGGCCTGATGAGGCCCTTCCCATACTGCCGACGtctgtagggtttctctcctgtatgaaccTTCCGGTGAGCACTAAGCCCTGAGCTCCAGATGAATTCCTTCCCACACTCCTCACACTTGAAcggcttctccccagtgtgaaTTCTCTTATGGACTTGGAGCCCAGACTTCTGGCTGAAAGCTTTCCCACACCGGTCACATTTGTagggcttctccccagtgtgCACTCTCTGGTGGGACTGGAGGTGTGAGACCTGACTGAACCGCTTCTGGCACTCATTGCATTGGAAGGGCTTCTCACCAGTGTGAACTCTCTGATGAGTCCGTAGACTTGAGGCAAGACTGAAGCCTTTCCCACAGTCCTTGcactcatagggtttctctcccgtGTGGACTCTCCGGTGAGCAATAAGCCCGGAATTCAAGCTGAATTCCTTCCCACACTCCTCACACTTGAAAGGCTTCTCCccagtatgaattctctgatggaTTTGGAGACCAGACCTCTGgccaaaggctttcccacacgtGTCACATTTGTagggcttctccccagtgtgCACCCTCTGGTGGGCATGGAGGTTCCAGGCCTGACTAAATCGCTTCTGGCATGCATTGCATTTGAATGGCTTCTTGCCAGTTTCGACTCTTTGATGAGCCTGTAGCCCAGAGACAAGGCTGAAGCCTTTCCCACACTCCTcacatttatagggtttctctcctgtgtggactcTCTGGTGGGTGTGAAGGTTTGAGCTGCAGCTGAAGCGTTTGCCACAGTCTCCACACTTATATGGCTTCTGATCTGTGTGAATTCTCTCGTGGGCCTGGAGGTGTGACAACTGAGTGAAGCCCTTCCCACAGCTGTCGCACTGATAAGGCTTGTCCCCTGAGTGCACTCTCTGATGAGTCTGAAGGTATGAAGTCCGACTGAAGCCCTTCCCACACACACTGCAGACAaatggcttctctcctgtatggacCCGCTGGTGTCTTTGGAAGCTTGAGGCTGAAGTGAAACCCTTCCCACACTCTTCACATTTAtatggcttctctcctgtgtggacccGCTGATGGCTGTGGAAGTTGCATCTCAAGTTGAAGGGCTTCCCATAATCACACTTGGACGGTTTGCTCTTAGTGTGGACTCTCTGGTGGATGTGAAAGTTCGAGATACAGCTGAAGCGCTTGCCACAGTCGCCACACTTAtatggcttctctcctgtgtgaatCCTCTTGTGAGCCTGGAGAAGCGAACACTGCATGAAGCGCTTCTTACACACTTTACATGTGTAAGGTTTCTCTCTAGTGTGCACTTGGCGGTGGATGTTGAGATCCGAGCTACGACTGAAGTTTTTCCCACGGCTGTTGCCCCTGTAGGGCTTCTCCCCTGTGTGCActctctggtgagtctgaagtgCTGAGCTCTGACGGAAAGCCTTGCCACACTCTTGACACCTGTAGCGCTTTCTTCCTGGATAAATGCTTTCTTGAACTGGCACACTGAAGCTATGCCTGGTGTCCTCCTGCGTACTATGTACAGGAGAATGCTGAGCCAGCAGCTGTGGCTTGTTTTTCATCAGAGTCTGCAGACAGTTTTTCTGATGGTTCTGTCTTTTCCTAAGACGTCTTTTACCCCAAGAACCCTGGGCTCTCCCAGACAGAAATTCCTGATTTTCAGTAATGCTGGAATGGTCATTTGTCAGATCAGGAGAACTGCTATCCTCAGAATCCCGGGGAGGCTCTTCTGATACCCTGTGGCAGGAGGAGTGGCACTGCTCCAATGAGTGAGAACACTTTCCCTGAGTGTTGATTACAGCTTCTAGAGCTCTGGCTAGTTTGTTGATATTATGGCTTGTTTCTCCCCAGCAGAGAAGCTGCCCCAGTGAAAGGCACCTTAATCCTGTTGCGTCAACAATCTCCATCTTATTTGGACTCTGGCCTCCTGAAAGAACAAATAATAGAAAGTAATATCAGCAAGGATGGGGGCATTATTTCTCTCTGGAAACATTACCCAGAGACCAGCATCAAAGATGAACATACAAAAGTTATGAAGAAGAAAGATCTACAGCAAACAGAATGCACATTCAAGAGCCATCAACAATTGACCATGAGACTGTAGAGAGCAGAGAAAACCAGACCTGCCTGGTCCTAACCTGACTCATCCAGGTTATGAGAGTATAATGGGAAGTCACAGTGAGCtttggaggaaaagagagagtgtACAGGGATAGCTCGGAACAGCAAAGTCCCAAATGATGATGTCCAGTTTGAGGAAGTTACTGTGTTTCAGAGAATACATATAGGAGAAGACTGGAATAACTTCATCTCACAAGCATACTTAGAAACTATGAGAAGAGAGCTACAGCTTTTAGATGGCAAGACTCAAAATACGCCTGCTGTTAGGGGAGGGCTTCTCTAGGAAAAAGGCAGACTGCAAGGGCATGAGCAAGTGGGTTTCTTTAaatgccatctctccaacctaagAATGCCAGGCTCACaaaggagcagggggaaggggctaAATAAAGAAGAGATATCTCAGCTGCCAACCTAATGCAGACTTCCTGGCAGAATCACAAAGACTGTAACACTATCTGAGAGgtacaccaaggaaacaagaatATAAACCAAGATCAAACTATAAGGACAGGAAACAACTATGGTGACTGGGACAACTTCTGAacctcaaaacagaaacaaatgaattaGAAGATCCGTGTTCCCGAGATGCAGTTCCCGGGATGCAGCTTGGTACCTTGTAGAACACATTAGGAATGGTTAGTgtcagagggagaaagaagctgaggaatggGGTTGCAGGGTTGGGAGAGGGAGGCTTTGTGGGGATAGATGTTGCTGCAGCCTCACAAGGGGTACAACCTTCGTGGAGCTGTTGTTGCTCAAAGTGTGCAACCGCTCCAGCCTTGGTGTATATCACCACAGCTAAAACTTACTCTATGCTAACAGGGGTGGTGGTGCTCAGACACCAGCGGAGGCAAGGGCAGAatggagagactgagagagagagagacacacacacatgtaaagctGCCTCTCAGAGAAGGGCCTGCTGAGAAGACCAATGCAGGGAGCGGGAGGCCGTGGCACTTCAACGGGGAAGAAAGTAACAACAGCTGAGACCAAAGACCAAAACTGTTGAAGAAATTATTTAATCCCGACccggggtttctaccctgccttgggCCATTTATTTCCTTGATAAAAGACATAAACAACCTTTATATTTCAACAAGCCTTAAAAAGCACAAGATGCTATTAGAAcctactttcctatcaataaccctgagttattacttactatgcttCATCTGGGCTGCTATTATGTCCAGTCAGGGCCATGTTCTCTTCAATTCACCTAACCCATAGCCACTTCTACTTCCCCCTTCACCTTCTTCTCCCCATCATGGTTCTCTCTGACCCCCCAAGCCCAGGTATCCTAGCcctcacctatgtctcttctgcctagcttttagctgttggcatctttatttatcgatcagaaataacttgggagcTAGGTTACTTGAGTCTAAGTGAAAACTCCAGGTCTAGGGGGAgcacacttagcattacaatagacagcgAGACCAAACCTAAACAAGAAGCAAGGGGCAggaggtgtgtgttggggggggggggggggaatcagtaAAACTGGAGTGTAAGGGACTAGAAAGATGGAGTTCCAGTCAGGCACAGTGAACTAAACCTGTAACCCTCGtgcttaggaagctgaggcaggaggatcacaaatttcTGGCCAAGCCTGGATACATAGCaaaactgttccacaaaacagTAACATGTCAACAACTTGATTTTACTGAGTAAAATGGGGAGGTCAACGGTCCGAGACAGGGAGCAACGCAACGGGATTCTTCAGTTGTGTGGAGAAGGAAGCACCCTGCACAAGGCCAGAAGCAGTCCTGGTGTAGTTGGTGGCTGTACTTAACTGTCTGGGACAAGGACATAAAAGAGGAGTTGTGGAAACTCCCTAAAGCTAAGGAAAGCCACCAAGGCCAGATATATGGcaggggtgtccctgcatggaggcctcGAGAGGCCATTGTGTAAAGCTGTagcctggattgccttggagaccccaaaagGTCAGAGATGCCAGAGGAATGGAATACCTCCAAGGAAAGCCGCTAACAGGGAGGGGAACCAGCCCAAGggaaagaagtgtgttgcagtcaacagagCTGGAAGGAGTTGGGGAGCTGCAGGGCGCTGTGACATCACAGAGATGCAGTTTGGGGTTTGCTCTCCTGGTTTCTGTTCTTGCTTAGGTTCAGTCTTTGCTCGCCGGGCTGCCTTTCCTCCCTGCATGATGGATTCTGcgatctgctttttgattttgattttataggggggttacagttaagagattgcatgagtcTCACAAGAGAACGTGAACTTTGAACTTCAAAATAAAGCTGAGACTGTGATCGACTCTGGGGACTTTTGTGGTTGGACTGAACGCATTTTGCATTCTGCTAaggctacaagcctatgggggccagggagtggaatgtggtggtgtggataggtatggcctccatagactcgtGTTAGGAAGTGGCAAGACTCAAAGgtatcagaaggtgtggccttgtaagaTGAAGGTTGTCACGGGGGCGGGCGTTGTAGGTTTAAATACTCTAGCCAGGCCCagtatctctctctccctgctgcctacATTTCTGCTACTACATTGGTCTGACTGCTGCtatgctccctaccatgatgacagtggactaaacctcagaaacAGTAaacaagccccagttaaatgctttcctttatggtCGTGGCATTGACTAAGACATagccataaatacacacacatacacataacacacacacatacacacacacacacgaaatgttaaaatatttaaaggacAGCTTCTATATGTAAaatgcagttttaaaaaataaagtggaggcTGGAGATGTGGCAGCCATAccgagctctggctgctcttccacaggacccagaGTAGGTTTgctgcacccacatggtggctcacaaccatctgtaagtccaggtccaggggatctaatgccctcttctggcctctgtgggcatcatgAGTGAATGTGGCACTGACACACACGCTGACAAAACACTCAcgtgcacataaaatacaaaataagtaaCCCTAAAAGGGAAGCAGTGGCGTGCAACAGACACACGGGTGTGAACTCTAACATCACCAAGGACACAAGGCCCCGTCCTCACCCACTGCCAGGAGGTTCCTGAagttctccagcatcacatcgtGGTACAGCTTCCTCTGAGCAGCGTCCAGCAGCCCCAGCTCCTCCTCGCTGAAGACCACGGCCACGTCCCTGAATGTCACTGCCTCCTGTGACGGCAAGCACATGCCACCTCAGATTCATTCCCAATGCCACTAGGACCTGAGCAACTGCTTACACAGAgcctgttgtcttagttagggcttctattgctgagacaaaacactgtgaccaaaaggcaagttgggaagaaagagtttatttattaGGCTTACACGTCCATATTcctgttcattattgaaggaagtcaggatgggAACTCAGGCAGGGCTGGGCCCTGGAGGatagagctgatgcagaggttatGGGGAGGtgagcttactggcttgcttatttatcatggcttgctcagcctgttttcttatagaacccaggacctgatatcagcccagggatggcaccaccaacgtgggctgggccctcccacatcactcactagttaagaaaatgccctacagctggattcTATGGAGCTATTTCCTTAACTGAGGCTTCTTCctctttgatgactctagcttgtgttaacttgacacataTCACCAGCCAGTATACCTCTTCTCCCATCTCCATGGCgacagcaaagagaaaaaaatgctatGCAAGAAACTTGGTGTTATTTCCACAGCTAGGTCACGAGGTCCAGGACATTAACTTGGAAGTCATGGATTTCAGAATTGGAGAGCACCAACCCATGTCAGGAGTAACGTGCTGACTTTGTACTGAAGGCAGCTCGCAATGTCCAGCTCCTCCTACTCCCATGATGCCCAGATCCTCTTGCGTAGTACAGCTCAGGTGTATTTTCATCCCCAAATCCAAAATGCTCGGAAACCCATTTCATGAGTGATGTcatcctttaaaaattttttttatgttgAGCAAGATTATGAACTTCAGATTCAGAATTCTTTATTAGTAAAGTCTATGCAAATATTCCCAAATCAAAAAATTCCCCAACTTATGGAATGCTTGTGTGTTCAGAAATATCTGGTGGATGGCACTCAAGTCTGAATCAATCATTAAGTCCTGAGGCCTGTCCATCTAACacgctgtactggctggttttgtgtcaacttcgTGCAAGCTAGTGTTATCTAAAAGGAGGACCCCTCAATTATGAAAATACCTCCGATACTGAGTGAC
This Mus musculus strain C57BL/6J chromosome 7, GRCm38.p6 C57BL/6J DNA region includes the following protein-coding sequences:
- the Zfp111 gene encoding zinc finger protein 111 isoform 1 (isoform 1 is encoded by transcript variant 1), whose product is MTKLQEAVTFRDVAVVFSEEELGLLDAAQRKLYHDVMLENFRNLLAVGGQSPNKMEIVDATGLRCLSLGQLLCWGETSHNINKLARALEAVINTQGKCSHSLEQCHSSCHRVSEEPPRDSEDSSSPDLTNDHSSITENQEFLSGRAQGSWGKRRLRKRQNHQKNCLQTLMKNKPQLLAQHSPVHSTQEDTRHSFSVPVQESIYPGRKRYRCQECGKAFRQSSALQTHQRVHTGEKPYRGNSRGKNFSRSSDLNIHRQVHTREKPYTCKVCKKRFMQCSLLQAHKRIHTGEKPYKCGDCGKRFSCISNFHIHQRVHTKSKPSKCDYGKPFNLRCNFHSHQRVHTGEKPYKCEECGKGFTSASSFQRHQRVHTGEKPFVCSVCGKGFSRTSYLQTHQRVHSGDKPYQCDSCGKGFTQLSHLQAHERIHTDQKPYKCGDCGKRFSCSSNLHTHQRVHTGEKPYKCEECGKGFSLVSGLQAHQRVETGKKPFKCNACQKRFSQAWNLHAHQRVHTGEKPYKCDTCGKAFGQRSGLQIHQRIHTGEKPFKCEECGKEFSLNSGLIAHRRVHTGEKPYECKDCGKGFSLASSLRTHQRVHTGEKPFQCNECQKRFSQVSHLQSHQRVHTGEKPYKCDRCGKAFSQKSGLQVHKRIHTGEKPFKCEECGKEFIWSSGLSAHRKVHTGEKPYRRRQYGKGLIRPHTSD
- the Zfp111 gene encoding zinc finger protein 111 isoform 2 (isoform 2 is encoded by transcript variant 2) — protein: MCLPSQEAVTFRDVAVVFSEEELGLLDAAQRKLYHDVMLENFRNLLAVGGQSPNKMEIVDATGLRCLSLGQLLCWGETSHNINKLARALEAVINTQGKCSHSLEQCHSSCHRVSEEPPRDSEDSSSPDLTNDHSSITENQEFLSGRAQGSWGKRRLRKRQNHQKNCLQTLMKNKPQLLAQHSPVHSTQEDTRHSFSVPVQESIYPGRKRYRCQECGKAFRQSSALQTHQRVHTGEKPYRGNSRGKNFSRSSDLNIHRQVHTREKPYTCKVCKKRFMQCSLLQAHKRIHTGEKPYKCGDCGKRFSCISNFHIHQRVHTKSKPSKCDYGKPFNLRCNFHSHQRVHTGEKPYKCEECGKGFTSASSFQRHQRVHTGEKPFVCSVCGKGFSRTSYLQTHQRVHSGDKPYQCDSCGKGFTQLSHLQAHERIHTDQKPYKCGDCGKRFSCSSNLHTHQRVHTGEKPYKCEECGKGFSLVSGLQAHQRVETGKKPFKCNACQKRFSQAWNLHAHQRVHTGEKPYKCDTCGKAFGQRSGLQIHQRIHTGEKPFKCEECGKEFSLNSGLIAHRRVHTGEKPYECKDCGKGFSLASSLRTHQRVHTGEKPFQCNECQKRFSQVSHLQSHQRVHTGEKPYKCDRCGKAFSQKSGLQVHKRIHTGEKPFKCEECGKEFIWSSGLSAHRKVHTGEKPYRRRQYGKGLIRPHTSD
- the Zfp111 gene encoding zinc finger protein 111 isoform X1, producing the protein MWTNCPSSVLTKPLFPSLLPRALPCLKEKRTMTKLQEAVTFRDVAVVFSEEELGLLDAAQRKLYHDVMLENFRNLLAVGGQSPNKMEIVDATGLRCLSLGQLLCWGETSHNINKLARALEAVINTQGKCSHSLEQCHSSCHRVSEEPPRDSEDSSSPDLTNDHSSITENQEFLSGRAQGSWGKRRLRKRQNHQKNCLQTLMKNKPQLLAQHSPVHSTQEDTRHSFSVPVQESIYPGRKRYRCQECGKAFRQSSALQTHQRVHTGEKPYRGNSRGKNFSRSSDLNIHRQVHTREKPYTCKVCKKRFMQCSLLQAHKRIHTGEKPYKCGDCGKRFSCISNFHIHQRVHTKSKPSKCDYGKPFNLRCNFHSHQRVHTGEKPYKCEECGKGFTSASSFQRHQRVHTGEKPFVCSVCGKGFSRTSYLQTHQRVHSGDKPYQCDSCGKGFTQLSHLQAHERIHTDQKPYKCGDCGKRFSCSSNLHTHQRVHTGEKPYKCEECGKGFSLVSGLQAHQRVETGKKPFKCNACQKRFSQAWNLHAHQRVHTGEKPYKCDTCGKAFGQRSGLQIHQRIHTGEKPFKCEECGKEFSLNSGLIAHRRVHTGEKPYECKDCGKGFSLASSLRTHQRVHTGEKPFQCNECQKRFSQVSHLQSHQRVHTGEKPYKCDRCGKAFSQKSGLQVHKRIHTGEKPFKCEECGKEFIWSSGLSAHRKVHTGEKPYRRRQYGKGLIRPHTSD